Proteins from one Osmerus mordax isolate fOsmMor3 chromosome 21, fOsmMor3.pri, whole genome shotgun sequence genomic window:
- the zgc:174863 gene encoding programmed cell death 1 ligand 2 isoform X2, protein MASVVYCLLLTCLISSSKSVEEFLSLDCPTEHHGVYGQRSLVKCIAKANLGEIPTIKHLVWKKGGEILLMFTTGNLMGKDGVQFADPDWKVNMNMSLLLTNTKMSDMGEYECMVLTDIGYQKAKTNLSVTAKYQTPTMNSIQGANIKDNTDVTLFCNATGGDQIGSIQWFDEFGKNWTPNSELVGSKTENGLSNLSSRLVLKDPSSNYTCLVFNARGVQEGKASLSLQIMSGRDDQNSGDLHARYVAPLVIIGSLIVGLLVTVLICRRRSRKARRPSAAPLMSDGHHPVTTEEYVDP, encoded by the exons ATGGCTTCAGTTGTCTACTGCTTGCTGTTGACTTGCTTGATTTCTTCTTCCAAGTCTGTCGAAG AATTTCTCTCTCTGGATTGCCCTACTGAACACCATGGAGTTTATGGCCAGAGGTCACTGGTGAAGTGCATAGCCAAAGCAAATCTGGGGGAAATTCCCACTATCAAACATCTTGTATGGAAGAAAGGGGGTGAGATATTGCTGATGTTCACTACAGGAAACTTAATGGGAAAAGATGGCGTTCAATTTGCTGATCCAGACTGGAAGGTGAATATGAACATGAGCCTGTTGTTGACAAACACCAAGATGTCTGACATGGGAGAGTATGAATGCATGGTGTTGACAGACATCGGCTATCAAAAAGCCAAAACCAACCTCAGTGTCACAG CTAAATATCAAACCCCAACCATGAACTCCATCCAGGGGGCAAACATCAAGGACAACACGGATGTCACCCTGTTCTGTAACGCAACGGGGGGAGACCAAATAGGTTCTATTCAGTGGTTTGATGAATTTGGTAAAAACTGGACGCCAAACTCCGAGCTGGTCGGCAGTAAGACCGAAAATGGATTGTCCAACCTCTCCAGTCGTTTGGTTTTGAAGGACCCTTCATCTAATTACACATGTTTGGTGTTCAACGCCAGAGGTGTTCAGGAAGGAAAGGCCAGTCTCAGTCTACAGATAATGA GTGGCAGAGATGATCAGAACTCGGGAGACCTTCACGCCAGATACGTAGCTCCGCTCGTGATCATTGGATCACTGATCGTCGGACTGCTGGTTACAGTCCTGATATGTAGAAGACGCTCTAGGA AGGCTCGACGGCCCTCCGCAGCACCTTTAATGA GTGACGGACACCATCCAGTGACAACAGAAGAATATGTTGACCCGTAG
- the zgc:174863 gene encoding programmed cell death 1 ligand 2 isoform X1 yields MASVVYCLLLTCLISSSKSVEEFLSLDCPTEHHGVYGQRSLVKCIAKANLGEIPTIKHLVWKKGGEILLMFTTGNLMGKDGVQFADPDWKVNMNMSLLLTNTKMSDMGEYECMVLTDIGYQKAKTNLSVTAKYQTPTMNSIQGANIKDNTDVTLFCNATGGDQIGSIQWFDEFGKNWTPNSELVGSKTENGLSNLSSRLVLKDPSSNYTCLVFNARGVQEGKASLSLQIMSMSGRDDQNSGDLHARYVAPLVIIGSLIVGLLVTVLICRRRSRKARRPSAAPLMSDGHHPVTTEEYVDP; encoded by the exons ATGGCTTCAGTTGTCTACTGCTTGCTGTTGACTTGCTTGATTTCTTCTTCCAAGTCTGTCGAAG AATTTCTCTCTCTGGATTGCCCTACTGAACACCATGGAGTTTATGGCCAGAGGTCACTGGTGAAGTGCATAGCCAAAGCAAATCTGGGGGAAATTCCCACTATCAAACATCTTGTATGGAAGAAAGGGGGTGAGATATTGCTGATGTTCACTACAGGAAACTTAATGGGAAAAGATGGCGTTCAATTTGCTGATCCAGACTGGAAGGTGAATATGAACATGAGCCTGTTGTTGACAAACACCAAGATGTCTGACATGGGAGAGTATGAATGCATGGTGTTGACAGACATCGGCTATCAAAAAGCCAAAACCAACCTCAGTGTCACAG CTAAATATCAAACCCCAACCATGAACTCCATCCAGGGGGCAAACATCAAGGACAACACGGATGTCACCCTGTTCTGTAACGCAACGGGGGGAGACCAAATAGGTTCTATTCAGTGGTTTGATGAATTTGGTAAAAACTGGACGCCAAACTCCGAGCTGGTCGGCAGTAAGACCGAAAATGGATTGTCCAACCTCTCCAGTCGTTTGGTTTTGAAGGACCCTTCATCTAATTACACATGTTTGGTGTTCAACGCCAGAGGTGTTCAGGAAGGAAAGGCCAGTCTCAGTCTACAGATAATGAGTATGA GTGGCAGAGATGATCAGAACTCGGGAGACCTTCACGCCAGATACGTAGCTCCGCTCGTGATCATTGGATCACTGATCGTCGGACTGCTGGTTACAGTCCTGATATGTAGAAGACGCTCTAGGA AGGCTCGACGGCCCTCCGCAGCACCTTTAATGA GTGACGGACACCATCCAGTGACAACAGAAGAATATGTTGACCCGTAG
- the jpt1a gene encoding jupiter microtubule associated homolog 1a, with translation MASSIFDEPEDPHAHRRNNPPGGKPTGVLCGEPSAPLRRGGGQPSNSSSGEAPAGDDDNDVGSADVCVEAEPAPEQRDEAPPSSGAQPGAAGLPSGRRNPPGGKSSLILG, from the exons ATGGCCTCCAGCATCTTTGATGAACCAGAAGACCCCCATGCTCACCGAAGGAACAACCCACCTG GTGGGAAGCCTACCGGAGTGCTCTGCGGGGAACCCTCGGCCCCcctgaggagaggtggaggccaACCCTCCAACAGCAGCTCTGGAGAGGCACCTGCCGGG GACGATGACAATGACGTTGGCAGTGCTG ACGTCTGCGTGGAGGCGGAGCCGGCTCCAGAGCAGAGGGACGAAGCGCCCCCGTCCTCAGGGGCACAGCCCGGGGCAGCAGGGCTCCCCTCGGGTCGCAGGAACCCCCCCGGGGGCAAGTCTAGCCTCATCCTGGGCTGA
- the zgc:174863 gene encoding programmed cell death 1 ligand 2 isoform X3 — protein MASVVYCLLLTCLISSSKSVEEFLSLDCPTEHHGVYGQRSLVKCIAKANLGEIPTIKHLVWKKGGEILLMFTTGNLMGKDGVQFADPDWKVNMNMSLLLTNTKMSDMGEYECMVLTDIGYQKAKTNLSVTAKYQTPTMNSIQGANIKDNTDVTLFCNATGGDQIGSIQWFDEFGKNWTPNSELVGSKTENGLSNLSSRLVLKDPSSNYTCLVFNARGVQEGKASLSLQIMSMSGRDDQNSGDLHARYVAPLVIIGSLIVGLLVTVLICRRRSRSDGHHPVTTEEYVDP, from the exons ATGGCTTCAGTTGTCTACTGCTTGCTGTTGACTTGCTTGATTTCTTCTTCCAAGTCTGTCGAAG AATTTCTCTCTCTGGATTGCCCTACTGAACACCATGGAGTTTATGGCCAGAGGTCACTGGTGAAGTGCATAGCCAAAGCAAATCTGGGGGAAATTCCCACTATCAAACATCTTGTATGGAAGAAAGGGGGTGAGATATTGCTGATGTTCACTACAGGAAACTTAATGGGAAAAGATGGCGTTCAATTTGCTGATCCAGACTGGAAGGTGAATATGAACATGAGCCTGTTGTTGACAAACACCAAGATGTCTGACATGGGAGAGTATGAATGCATGGTGTTGACAGACATCGGCTATCAAAAAGCCAAAACCAACCTCAGTGTCACAG CTAAATATCAAACCCCAACCATGAACTCCATCCAGGGGGCAAACATCAAGGACAACACGGATGTCACCCTGTTCTGTAACGCAACGGGGGGAGACCAAATAGGTTCTATTCAGTGGTTTGATGAATTTGGTAAAAACTGGACGCCAAACTCCGAGCTGGTCGGCAGTAAGACCGAAAATGGATTGTCCAACCTCTCCAGTCGTTTGGTTTTGAAGGACCCTTCATCTAATTACACATGTTTGGTGTTCAACGCCAGAGGTGTTCAGGAAGGAAAGGCCAGTCTCAGTCTACAGATAATGAGTATGA GTGGCAGAGATGATCAGAACTCGGGAGACCTTCACGCCAGATACGTAGCTCCGCTCGTGATCATTGGATCACTGATCGTCGGACTGCTGGTTACAGTCCTGATATGTAGAAGACGCTCTAGGA GTGACGGACACCATCCAGTGACAACAGAAGAATATGTTGACCCGTAG